Part of the Vicinamibacteria bacterium genome, TAGTGGTCCGGCCAGAGAGATGGGGGCTACTGGAAGGACGTGGTCGTAAACGCTAAAGGTGAACACCGCGCCCGAACGCTTCAGGCGAATCACGCCGTTTCCCAGAACCCGACCGTATTGGTCGCCCAATATGGGAACGAGGACCCGGTTGCGCATCCGATCATCGGGATGGCTCCAGTCGACGTCGAAGCAATGGGCGTACAGGCTCGAAGGCCCATTCTCGAGCACATCCCACCACCACGGGTTGTGCTTCGGGCTCCGGATCGACATGTGGTTGGGAACCACGTCGATGACTTGCCCGAGGTCGTGGTGTCTGAGCGCCTCGCACATCCTCGAATGAGCGGCAGCGCCGCCGAGCTCTTCGTTGACTCGACCGTGGTCCACCACGTCATAGCCATGGGTGCTGCCCGGTGCCGCCTGAAGGTAAGGGGAGAGGTAGACATGGCTGACGCCGAGCTGTTTCAGGTAGGGGATGACGGTCACGACGTCGTCGAAGCCGAGCTCGGGCCCGAGCTGCAGCCGGTACGTCGCCCGGGGAAGCCTCCTATCAGCGCTCATGTTTCAGCACCATCAGCGTCCGGCCCGGGACCTCAACGGTGTCGCCCGCCTCCAGACTTCTGGGCTCGGGTGTCACGGCGGCATTGGTATCGAGAACCAGCGTCCACGGTCCGCGAAGCCGGGCAGAGATGGTGAAGGAGATGGCCTCGTGGTGCGCGTTGAACAGAAGGCAAAAGGTGTCATCGACGATCCGCTGGCCGTTTCTGCCCCGGCTGGGGATCCCCTCTCCGTTGAGAAACACCGTGAGGGATTTGGCAAAACCCGAGTTCCAGTCGTCCTCGCTCATGCGCTCCCCGTCGGGACGGAACCAGCCAATGTCCTCGTGCTCGGTGCCGCGGATTGACTGCCCCTGAAACCAGCGACGCCGCCCAAACACGGGGTGGTCCTTGCAGAAATCGATGAGCCACCGCGTGAAATCGAGGAGCTCGGTGTCGGCGGTGCCCCAGTCGATCCACGACATCTCGTTGTCCTGACAGTACGCGTTGTTGTTCCCGCGCTGGGTTCGCCCGACTTCGTCGCCCGCGAGCACCATCTCGACGCCCTGGGAAAGGAAGAGGGTGGCTAGGAGGTTGCGCTGTTGTCGCTTGCGCAGGGCGAGGACCTCGGGGTCGTCGGTTTCTCCTTCAATCCCGCAGTTCCAGGAACGATTGTGCGACTCCCCGTCGCGATTGTTCTCGCCATTCGCTTCGTTGTGCTTCTCGTTGTAAGAGACGAGGTCCCGGAGCGTGAATCCGTCGTGGCAGGTGACGAAGTTGATGCTGGCGAAGGGCCGTCGCCCGGTGGATGCGTAGAGATCGGAGCTTCCGGTGAACCGCCCGGCGAACTCACCCAACGCTCGGTGCTCTCCGCGCCAGAAGTCCCGCACGGTGTCCCGGTACTTGCCGTTCCATTCGGACCACAATGGAGGAAAGTTGCCAACCTGGTAGCCGCCTTCGCCGATGTCCCAGGGCTCGGCGATGAGCTTGACCTGGCTCACCACGGGATCCTGCTGGATCAGGTCGAAGAAAGCGGATAGACGATTGACCACATGGAGCTCGCGGGCAAGCGTGGAGGCGAGGTCGAAGCGAAATCCATCCACGTGCATCTCCAGGATCCAGTAGCGAAGGGAGTCCATAATGAGCTGAAGAACATGGGGCGTTCGCATGTTCAGGCTGTTGCCACAGCCCGTGTAATCCATGTAGTAGCGGGGCTCTTTGGGTTTCAGCCGGTAGTACGCCCGGTTGTCGATACCGCGAAACGAAAGCGTCGGTCCGAGGTGATTCCCCTCGCAGGTGTGGTTGTAGACGACGTCGAGGATGACCTCGATATTCGCCTCGTGCAGCATGCGCACCAGGTGTTTGAACTCCTGCACTTGCTGCCCCGAGCTGCCGCGTGCGTACTCTTGGTGGGGAGCGAAATATCCGAGCGTGTTGTAACCCCAGTAATTCTTCAG contains:
- the glgX gene encoding glycogen debranching protein GlgX, whose protein sequence is MNEIWPGEPYPLGATYDGAGTNFALYSEVAEKVELCLFDEEGEETRVALPEVTAYIWHGYVPDLGPGQRYGFRVHGPHEPKAGHRCNPHKLLVDPYAKAIDGKLVWNEALFGYHWSEPEGPRNEVDSAPFAPKAVVINPYFDWRGDQLLKTPWHETVIYELHVKGFTALHPDLPPELRGTYAGLAHPTVIEYLTSLGITAVELMPIHEFIHDHGLIERRLKNYWGYNTLGYFAPHQEYARGSSGQQVQEFKHLVRMLHEANIEVILDVVYNHTCEGNHLGPTLSFRGIDNRAYYRLKPKEPRYYMDYTGCGNSLNMRTPHVLQLIMDSLRYWILEMHVDGFRFDLASTLARELHVVNRLSAFFDLIQQDPVVSQVKLIAEPWDIGEGGYQVGNFPPLWSEWNGKYRDTVRDFWRGEHRALGEFAGRFTGSSDLYASTGRRPFASINFVTCHDGFTLRDLVSYNEKHNEANGENNRDGESHNRSWNCGIEGETDDPEVLALRKRQQRNLLATLFLSQGVEMVLAGDEVGRTQRGNNNAYCQDNEMSWIDWGTADTELLDFTRWLIDFCKDHPVFGRRRWFQGQSIRGTEHEDIGWFRPDGERMSEDDWNSGFAKSLTVFLNGEGIPSRGRNGQRIVDDTFCLLFNAHHEAISFTISARLRGPWTLVLDTNAAVTPEPRSLEAGDTVEVPGRTLMVLKHER